Below is a window of Humulus lupulus chromosome 2, drHumLupu1.1, whole genome shotgun sequence DNA.
GTATTTTACGGAGGATGAAAGCCTTGGATTCAAGATAAATTGACAGGGTATCTAAGCTTACCATTTTATTAAGTTCGTCCGAACTTGGTAAAAAGACTGCTTGGAAAAGCAGAGCATAGATCAGCTTAATCTTATGCCAAAGTGGCATTTTCCACCATGTCCTTCGTAGTGTAATCTGCTTCGCTCAAATATCAAACCATTACTAACATAGTCTTTGTGAATAAATATAATGATTGACAAAATgagaaaaagaaacaaaagaaaCGACTGGATATAAGTTATCAGCAAAAAGAGAGGGAGGAGGGGGGACACTAGTCATTTTAAAGGGAAGTAAGATTATATTATGTTGCAACCAACTTAGATGATCTAAGTAGACCTGGTCTTAATTCTGAAACCCACGAGAAATTACAAAAGCTTGATTGAGGCAGCAAATCAAACAGTACTCTCTAGATAAATATGTCACGCACTGTGCTATAAAGCCTCCGTGCATGATGGACCTCTCTTGTTCCCTCTATTAAAAGGATAAGGAAAAGTGATTTAAAACTGACGATGTCACGTATACATGCTTATAAAGTAGGCTACCTACTGAACATGGAAAAATATGCTGTCTAAATGTTGCTTCAGCAGAATTGTGGAATATGGCAGCCACAGGATAAGCAAGGAAAAATGTATACCTGCACTGGACGATCACCAAGTATCACCCTACCACCATACTTCATAGCTTCTTCATATGCCACACGAAACTCAGTACCAGGAAAAACTTCCAACTTATTAGCAACCTTCAGAAACCAAAGAAGAGAACTATTATGCATTAAATTATTAATAGTATTCAAAATATCTAATAGTCACATATATATCAAACAGAAAAACTAAACGCCTAATTAAGTTGTGAAAGCATACCTTAGCAAGAAACCAGCTATATAGTATTCCGAAAAGGTTATGATTTTTCTTCCACAAATCTACCATTTCTCCCATTGTTGGTATCTGAATAAACGAAGTGAGAATATATGCAATTTGAAGATCAAAAACTTAGTGTGCAAAATAAGCTACATAAAACAACATAATGACACAAGCTACGGGACCAGCACTAAACGAGAAACCATAACGTCTTATTTTGATTACAGAACTCATAGGTCAGCCTAAAAATTACAGGGCGAGcaggtttatattttaaaatgaattttaatACATGCATTTTTCCAAGTAATCTTGGAGAGCAGACTAAAGCAGATCCTACCTATACACATTTCAAAGCAATAACCAAACAGTCTTGACGCCAACTAATCTCGGTGACAAATTCCAAACAAAAGGGTATAAGCTTAAAATGATTTGTAGCTTCTTCGCCATTCTTTTATTGGAAAAATTTACTCGAGCAAAACTCCAAAAGAACTAATCTTTCGTACAAACGAAAAACAGCAAAAACAAAAACGATCAAGACAGACCTTCAAATTCTGAGGAGTAAGCACCGCCACCCTGCTTGAGCATAGCTCCAAGAAGACAACCTGCAATCATAGacgaaaatttgaaaatgaatacATGAAAATTCTCCTAAATCATGCCGAATTATCAAATAATCAAGAAAGGGTAAAGCACTCACTTCTGGTTTCAAATAGCGGATAACAGCTTCTACCTCTCTGCAAGATTCCTGCAACCACACAAAGAATCAACCCCAAACCATCAAATTCATCATCATAATTGCCCAATTAAATCGCATAATTCGCAAAGATTACAAATTTCCGACATAAATATCTTCCCTATTCCAATCATCCTCACAAATTAACCAGTACAATATTCCATTTCTATTATCAAGAAATTACCATTGAAACGTGCGCAGTTCCGACCAGGTACACATCGCAAACGCCACCCTCTGCCGACGATTCACACTGGAGCACCACCACACTCCTCGATAGTTCGTCGGGAAGAACATTTCTTCGCTCCGAATTCTCCTCGATTGGGGCCTCGGCGGAGCTCGTGAAAGCTACGTTCTCCCTCGGCTCATCAACGCGAACAATGCTATCTGTCAAATCCTCAGCAGTAGCGCCTTCGATGCTGACAAATTCCTCGCCCTCCGCCGCATCAATTTCCGGTGACTGTGAATCCATCGACGGCCGGGTGGGGTCAGATCGAGGACGTATGACGGAAATGGAGGAACGTGAATTTGAGAGTTTGCGAAGGGTTGGGTATTTCAAGAGAGGCGAAAAGGTGACGACGTTTAAGGTATGAGGACGACGTAGAGCGACCGTGGAGAAGGTGGCGAGTAGGCGGTGCGAGTCGAGCGAGTTGAAGCGGGTGCCCAGGTGAGTCAGACCATTCATACAAGTTTTGGCTATGGCGGGTGGTTTTGTGATTTAATTGGAATATGAAACTAAGAAATGGTAAGTAAAATAAAGTTGAGATTGAAAATTGGGCTTCAATCTCAAGCTTTTTACACGGGGCCGGACGCAAACTGATTTATATGAGAGGAATTTACATGGGTTTTTTGGGCCAAATTACACTTGGCATCACTTTTTGCATTTTATCTCTAAATCCAACAGCCAAatttttaattacaaaataatattattaattttttgagAAATTGGTGGAAATAGACCCATTTTATAGTGCATTTTGCACAATAACCTACTTTCAAAACATTTTAGCTAAATGAcctattttattaatgaattttttgtattactcatcttacccttaaaataaaataataataaattaaaattaaaaactctAATAACTATTATCTTCCTCCTCTCACCCACacccatccacaaccacccactatcatcccccaccaccaccaccaccaccaccaccggcgaCCACCGCCCCCTACCGCCGGCGAACACTGCTCATCGCCGGCTGCCAC
It encodes the following:
- the LOC133817610 gene encoding uncharacterized protein LOC133817610, translating into MNGLTHLGTRFNSLDSHRLLATFSTVALRRPHTLNVVTFSPLLKYPTLRKLSNSRSSISVIRPRSDPTRPSMDSQSPEIDAAEGEEFVSIEGATAEDLTDSIVRVDEPRENVAFTSSAEAPIEENSERRNVLPDELSRSVVVLQCESSAEGGVCDVYLVGTAHVSMESCREVEAVIRYLKPEVVFLELCSSRVAVLTPQNLKIPTMGEMVDLWKKNHNLFGILYSWFLAKVANKLEVFPGTEFRVAYEEAMKYGGRVILGDRPVQITLRRTWWKMPLWHKIKLIYALLFQAVFLPSSDELNKMLKEMDDVDMLTLVIQEMSKAFPTLMETLVHERDQYMSLKLLGIARERSLVVAVVGKGHLQGIKKHWQQPVVLKDLMELPTQKANASRGKVLKTFGVAVVGAAIISGIYLACKK